One window from the genome of Musa acuminata AAA Group cultivar baxijiao chromosome BXJ1-4, Cavendish_Baxijiao_AAA, whole genome shotgun sequence encodes:
- the LOC135663443 gene encoding 5-formyltetrahydrofolate cyclo-ligase, mitochondrial-like has translation MSGDRRGVLSKAACFLMTHCHHRHPTHRAFLPSIAVPVRCAAGSATPPAAVVMSDTAALQQKRALRSRIRKALKEFSNAQRAQEDVEIQNFVLNSSWFKSCKGLCAYISCKSLREVDTSRIIADVLKNSEHGLQVMKKLYVPRVEDKNSHMRMLRISTIEDLVENSMNILEPSPVDSDQSEREDVLLASQPVDLLLLPGLAFDRHGRRLGRGGGYYDVFLRKYEELANQQNWKQPLRVALAYTVQIVEDELIPMTETDVPVDALVSSNGVFPISPAALERM, from the exons ATGAGCGGAGATCGCCGCGGCGTACTGAGTAAGGCGGCCTGTTTCTTGATGACCCACTGCCACCACCGCCACCCCACTCACCGCGCCTTCCTCCCCTCCATCGCCGTCCCCGTCCGCTGCGCCGCCGGCTCGGCCACTCCCCCCGCCGCAGTCGTCATGTCCGACACTGCCGCGTTGCAGCAGAAGCGCGCCCTCCGGTCCCGGATCCGGAAAGCGCTCAAGGAATTCTCAAACGCTCAGCGAGCCCAAGAAG ATGTGGAAATTCAAAATTTTGTGCTCAATTCATCTTGGTTCAAATCTTGCAAAGGATTATGTGCTTATATAAGTTGCAAGTCACTACGGGAAGTTGATACATCAAGAATCATAGCAGACGTACTGAAGAACTCAG AACATGGCTTGCAGGTAATGAAAAAACTCTATGTTCCAAGGGTGGAGGATAAGAATAGCCATATGAGGATGCTCAGAATCTCAACTATTGAGGACTTAGTAGAAAATTCAATGAATATATTGGAACCATCTCCTGTCGATTCTGATCAGAGTGAACGTGAAGATG TTCTGCTGGCAAGTCAACCAGTTGACCTATTACTTTTACCTG GACTTGCATTTGATAGGCATGGAAGACGTCTAGGTCGTGGTGGAGG CTACTATGATGTCTTCCTGCGGAAATATGAGGAGCTTGCCAATCAGCAAAACTGGAAACAGCCACTGCGAG TCGCACTTGCATACACGGTGCAAATTGTGGAGGATGAGTTGATACCAATGACCGAGACAGATGTTCCAGTCGATGCTCTTGTTTCATCAAATGGTGTGTTTCCGATCAGCCCTGCTGCTTTGGAGAGGATGTAG
- the LOC103983009 gene encoding uncharacterized protein LOC103983009, with the protein MFSFPNAPSFFLLLLLPLLFLLSPASGAGSPASLSNGTTVYDLLPEYGLPPGILPDTVKSFSLASGGRFVTKLYGACYVDFEYVVYYEPRVSGVVKYGAIEELQGVQIRRYLVWFNVDTIRLDPSSSDFIYFEGSWISLKLRIDQFQTVHSCRGSLSLLGRAKEVARSMFESLVLD; encoded by the exons ATGTTCTCCTTTCCCAACGCgccctccttcttcctcctcctcctcctccctctcctctttctGCTCTCCCCCGCTTCCGGCGCAGGGTCCCCTGCCTCGTTGTCGAACGGCACTACCGTTTACGACCTCCTCCCGGAGTACGGCCTGCCGCCAGGTATCCTCCCGGACACCGTCAAGTCCTTCTCCCTCGCCTCCGGCGGCCGGTTCGTCACCAAACTCTACGGCGCCTGCTACGTCGACTTCGAGTACGTGGTGTACTACGAGCCCCGCGTGTCGGGCGTCGTCAAGTACGGCGCCATCGAGGAGCTCCAGGGCGTCCAGATCCGCCGCTACCTCGTCTGGTTCAACGTCGACACCATCAGGCTCGACCCCTCCTCCTCCGACTTCATCTACTTTGAAGGCAGTTGGATCTCCCTCAAGCTCCGGATCGACCAGTTCCAGACCGTGCACTCTTGCAGGGGCAGCCTCTCGCTGCTCGGCCGCGCCAAGGAGGTCGCCCGTTCCATGTTCGAG TCATTGGTCTTGgattga